Below is a genomic region from Rubrobacter calidifluminis.
GCCCCGAAGAGCACCCCGAGGACCCACCTGAGACCCGGTACGGCGGAGAGCACGGCCAGGTACCCGAGCGGGTACGCGAGCGTCCGCCAGGTCATCAGGTAACCGAAGCGCCCCCCGATCGACCCCAGGTGGTAGAGTGCGCCGAGCGCGAGGGAGAGCGGGAGCGGCAGGAGGAGCGCCGCCGCGGCCTCCCGGATTCCCCCCGCGAAGAACCACGCCACGGCCGCTGGAAGCCCTGAGAACGCCAGGAAGAGCGCCGGGGCGCGCACGTCACCGAGCTTCGGCAGGACCTCGAAGAACTGCAGGGGGTGTGAGACGAGCCGGCCGAAGAGCCTGAGGTAGCTGGAGAGCGGACGCGAGACGTCCCACTCGCTCGGCGCCCCCCGGATCGTCTCCCGCGTGTAGCCGCGCTTCGTCATGGCGGCAGTATACGCGGTGCGCCGGGTGTTTTGCGCCCCATGACCCCGGGCGGTATAACTCTGTGGGCGTGTCCTGTGAAAGGAGATCTTTGAGAGGTTCACCAGAGGATGACGGCGACCTCGTCGTCGAGACCCGGGGGCTGACCAAGCGCTACGGGAGGGTGCTCGCCGTGGACGGCGTGGACCTCCACGTGCGGCGGGGTGAGATCTACGGGTTCCTCGGGCGCAACGGAGCGGGAAAGACGACCACCCTGCGGATGCTCCTCGGCCTGATCCGGCCCACCGCCGGGGAGGCCCGGGTGCTCGGACGGAGGCCCGGGGATCCGGCCGTGCTCTCCCGGATCGGCTCCCTGGTCGAGACGCCGGCCTTCTACCCCTTCCTCTCCGGGATGGACAACCTGCGCGGGGTGGCGAGCTACGCCGGGATCCGGGCGGGACGGGGGAGGTTGCGCGAGGTGCTCGAGCAGGTCGGGCTCGGGAAGAGCGCGAGGACGAAGTTCAGAAAGTACTCTTTAGGGATGAAGCAGCGTCTCGGCGTGGCGGCGGCGCTCTTGAAGGACCCGGAGCTGCTCGTCCTCGACGAGCCGACGAACGGGCTCGACCCGCAGGGGATAACCGAGATGCGCACCCTGATCCGCTCGCTCAGGGAGGAGGGCAGGACGGTGCTTCTCAGCAGCCACCTGATGTCCGAGGTCGAGCAGGTGTGCGACCGGGTCGGGATCGTAAGCCGGGGGCGTCTGGTCGCCGAAGGCTCCGTCGAAGACCTGCGCGGGGTGGGTGGTCTCGTCGTGCGGGCCGAGCCCCTCGGGAGGGCTGGCGAGATCCTCCGCTCCGTGGAAGGCGTCGGGGGAGTCGAGGTTTTGGACGGCGAGCTGCGTCTCGCCGCTGCCCCCGAGGCCGCGCCGGCGGTGGCCCGCGCCCTGGTCGAGTCCGGGATGGAGCTGCTGGAGCTGCGGGTGGCCCGGCGGTCGCTGGAGGAGGCGTTCTTCGAGCTCGCAGGCGAGCGGGAGGGGGAGGGTGGGACGTGATCGCGTGCCTCCGCTTCGAAGTCTACAAGTTCCTCCGGCGGCCCTCCACCTGGATACTCGCGCTCATCCTCGTCGTCGCCGTCGCCTTCCTGGACTACTACCAGCTCTACAACGCCTACGAGACGACCGTGAACGGCGGCAAATCTTTCGTCGGGAACCTCTCGGGGCGCGGTCTGAGAGACTTCAGGGATTACATGCTCCCGAAGGAGGCCACGCTCAACATCCCCTCGTTCCTCGCAGCGCTCGCCGCGCCGTTCGTCCTGATCCTCGGGGCACTCTCGGTCGGGAGCGAGTACGGCTGGGACACCGTGAAGACCTCGCTCACGCAGGGCGTCGGGAGGGCGGGCCTGCTCGCCGGGCGCGTCCTCGCCGTCGCCGTGGTCACCCTGGCCTTCGTTGTCGTCTCGTTCGCCGCCGGGCTCGTCTCGAGCTACGTCGTCGCCGGGGCTCTCGGCGTGCGGGCGGTAGCCTGGCCGGAGGCCTCCATGCTCCTGAAGAGCATGGGGGTCACCTGGCTCATCTTCGGCGCCTGGGCCTCGCTCGGGATGTTCCTCGCGTTCCTGTTCCGGGGGACGGCGCTCTCGATCGGGCTCGGCCTCATCTACGGGATCGTCTTCCAGACGCTCATCTCGAGCCTCTCGGCCAACAGCGAGCTCTTCCAGAGAATACTCGACGCGCTGCTCTCCAAGAACTCCTCCGATCTGGTGAGCTCGCTCGGCAGCGCGCCGAAGGCCTTCTCCGGGGGGCAGAGCACCGGTGACCCGACCCAGGCCGCCCTCATCCTCTCCGCCTACGTCGTCGCCTGTCTTCTGCTCTCGGCGCTCCTTTTCGGGCGGCGGGACGTGACCTAGGCGGAGCGGGGAAGCGTCCACGCTTACTGTTATACTTTCGAGAGGCATCGAGGTCTTCGGGCTTATCGAGTTTGACATCGCAGAAAGGCGGGAGGCGATGAGCGTAAAAGACTCTTTTGGCGTACGCAAGAAGCTTGCGAGCGACTCCGGAGAGGTCGCCTACTACAGTCTGAAGGAGCTGGATGAGAAGGTCTCCGGGGACGTCTTCTCGCTGCCGTTCTCGCTCAGGGTGATCCTGGAATCCCTCGCGCGGGAGTGCGGCGGCAAGTTCGTCTCCGAAGAGGACGTCGAGACCCTGGCCTCCTGGCCGGATTCGGTCGGGGAAGAGCTCGCTTATCTGCCGGCGCGGGTTGTGATGCAGGACTTCACGGGCGTTCCGGCGATCGTGGACCTCGCGGCGATGCGCAGCGCGATGAAGGCCGTCGGGGGCGACCCGAAGAAGATCAACCCGCTCATCCCGGTCGACCTGGTGATCGACCACTCGGTCCAGGTCGACGCGTTCGGGACGCCGCTGGCCTTGCGGATCAACGCCGAGCGCGAGTTCGAGCGCAACCGCGAGCGCTACGAGTTTTTGAAGTGGGGCCAGCAGGCCTTCGACAACTTCAGCGTGGTCCCGCCGGCCACCGGTATCATCCACCAGGTCAACCTGGAGTACCTCTCGAAGGTGGTGCAGGTGCGCGACGGGGTGGCCTTCCCGGACACCTTGCTCGGCACCGACAGCCATACCACGATGATCAACGGCCTCGGGGTGCTCGGCTGGGGCGTGGGCGGCATCGAGGCCGAGGCGGTGATGCTCGGCCAGCCCTACTACATGCTCTCCCCCGAGGTGATCGGGTTCAAGCTCACCGGGGCTCTGGGCGACGGGGTGACGGCGACCGACCTGGTCCTCACGGTGACCGAGATGCTGCGGGCGCACGGGGTCGTCGGCAAGTTCGTCGAGTTCTACGGCGAGGGGCTCTCGAAGCTGCCGCTGCCCGACCGGGCGACGATAGCGAACATGGCGCCCGAGTACGGGGCGACCTGCTCGTTCTTCCCGGTGGACGAGGAGACGTTGAAGTACCTGCGGGGCACCGGGCGCGAGGATCTGGTGGACCTCGTCGAGCGCTACACCAAGGAGCAGGGGCTCTTCCGCACCGACGAGACGCCGGAGCCGCGCTTCTCGGAGACGCTCGAGCTGGATATGGCGACCGTCGAGCCGAGCCTGGCCGGACCCAGGAGGCCGCAGGACAGGATCCGGCTCTCCGAGGTCAAGTCGAACTTCCGGCGGGCGCTGGCCGAGATCACCGGCGCGACGAACGGGCACGCGAACGGGAGTGGCACCCAGAAGGACGCCCCGATCGAGGAGCAGTCCGCCGAGTCGTTCCCGGCGAGCGACGCCCCGGCCGACGCGGCGGGCGTTACCGGGGAGGGCGAGCCGGAAGCGCACCCCTCTTCGGGCGGCGAGGAGGCCGATCCCGGCGGGACGGTCACCGTCACGCTCGATGGCGAGGAAGACAGGATCGGGCACGGATCGGCGGTCATCGCCGCGATAACGAGCTGCACCAACACCTCGAACCCCTCGGTGATGGTCGGGGCGGGGCTCCTGGCGAAGAAGGCGGTCGAGAAGGGCCTCTCGGTCGCGCCGCACGTGAAGACGAGCCTCGCGCCGGGCTCGAAGGTCGTCACCGAGTACCTGGAGACCTCGGGGCTCCTGGACTACCTGGAGAAGCTGCGCTTCGACGTGGTCGGCTACGGGTGCACCACCTGCATCGGCAACTCCGGGCCGCTCCCCGACCCGATCCACGAGGCGATCGAGGAGAACGACCTGGTCGTCGCGGCGGTCCTCTCGGGCAACCGCAACTTCGAGGGCCGGATCAACCCGGACGTGAAGGCCAACTACCTGGCCTCCCCGCCGCTCGTGGTCGCCTACGCGCTCGCCGGGCGGGTGGACATAGACCTGGAGAACGAACCCCTCGGGCACGACGGCGACGGCAACCCGGTCTACCTCAGGGACATCTGGCCCTCGCAGGAGGAGATCGCCCGCGAGATCGCCGGCGCCCTCGACCCCTCTCTCTACAGGGAGCAGTACGCCGACGTCTACACCGGCAACGAGCAGTGGAATGCGGTCGAGGTGCCCTCGGGCGAGCTCTACGAGTGGGATCCGGACTCCACCTACATCCAGGAGCCCGCGTTCTTCAAGGACCTCAGCCCCGAGCCCGAACCCCTGAAGGACATAGAGGGGGCGCGGGTTCTGGTGAAGGTCGGCGACTCGGTCACCACCGACCACATCTCCCCCGCCGGGGCGATCCCCTCCAAGAGCCCGGCCGGGCAGTACCTGATCTCCAAGGGCGTCGAGCCGCGCAACTTCAACTCCTACGGCTCCCGCCGCGGCAACCACGAGGTGATGGTGCGGGGGACCTTCGGCAACATCCGCCTGAAGAACCAGCTCGCCGGCGGCAAAGAGGGCGGTTACACCGTCCACCTGCCCGACGGGGAGGAGACCACGATCTACGAGGCCTCCGTGCGCTACCAGGAGGAGGGCGTGCCGCTCCTGGTCATCGCGGGCAAAGAATACGGCACCGGCTCGAGCCGCGACTGGGCGGCCAAGGGAACCTTCCTGCTCGGGATAAAGGCCGTCATCGCCGAGAGCTTCGAGCGCATCCACCGCTCCAACCTGATCGGGATGGGCGTCCTTCCGCTGCAGTTCACGGACGGGGAGAGCGCCGATTCACTGGGCCTCACCGGCCGCGAGACCTACGACATCCTGGGCCTCGAAGACCTCTCGCCGGGCAAGGAGCTCACCGTGCGCGCCACCACCGAAGAGGGCGAGACCAGGGAGTTCCGGGTGAAGGCCCGGGTCGACTCTCCCGTCGAGGTCGAGTACGTGAGAAACGGCGGCATCCTCCAGACCGTCCTGCGCCAGCTCCTGAAGGAGGATGGCTGAGCTGCCGCAGAAGGTCCTGGTAGCCCGCAGGATCCCCGAGGTCGGGCTGGACCTCCTCTCAGGCCTCGACGTGGAGGTTCTCTCGGAGGAAGATCCCCCGCCGCGGACGGCGCTCCTTCGCGCCGTCCGCGGCGCCTCGGGGATTCTCACCACGCTGACCGAGCGGGTCGACGCGGAGGTGCTCGACGCCGCGGGACCCTCGCTCGAGGTCGTCGCGAACATGGCCGTCGGCTACGACAACATCGACGTCGCCGCGGCGGAGAAGCGCGGCGTGATCGTCACCAACACCCCCGGCGTGCTCGACGAGACCACCGCCGACACCGCGTTCATGCTCATGCTGGCCGCCGCGAGGCGGCTCGGGGAGGCCGAGCGGATGGTCCGGGCCGGGAGGTGGCGCCACTGGGGTCCGGAGCTCCTCGTCGGCCTCGACGTGTGGGGCAAGACGCTCGGCATAGTCGGGATGGGGCGCATCGGACAGGCCGTCGCCCGGCGCGCCCGGGGCTTCGGTATGAGCGTCCTCTACACCGCCCGCAGCAGCAAGGCGGAGGCCGAGCGCGAGCTCGGGGCCCGGCGGGTGCACCTGGAAGAGCTTCTGGCAGAGAGCGACTTCGTCTCGCTGCACGTCCCGCTCACCCCGCAGACGCATCGTCTGATCGGCTCTAAGGAGCTCCGGAAGATGAAGAGCACCTCCGTGCTCGTCAACACCGCCCGCGGTCCCGTGGTGGACGAGGAGGCGCTCGCGGAGGCCCTTGCAGAGGGCCGCATCTTCGCCGCCGGACTCGACGTCTACGAGAACGAGCCCGGGGTGCACCCGAAGCTCCTGGAGCTGGAGAACGTGGTGCTCGCCCCGCACATCGGCAGCGCCTCGATTGAGACGAGGAACAGGATGGCCGAGATGGCGGCCCGCAACCTCCTCGCCGTCCTGCGCGGCGAGGAGCCGCCGAACCCCGTCGTCACCCGGCGATGAGGGCTCCGCAGCGGGTTTTGTAGTAAGATCTTGCGATCCTGTTCGTGACCGGGAGGGACTATGCTCACCCTGGCCGAAGAACTCTTGCTTCTCGCCCTCGACGACGAGAGCGGCGCGGTCGAGCCCGCGGTCTCGGGGTCGCTGCAGTACGGGATCGCCGGGGCTCTCCTGATGGAGCTCGTGCTCGCGGGGAGGCTCGGGATGCAGGATGGCCGGCTCGTGACGCTGGACGAAACCCCTACGGGCGACGGGCTTCTGGACGAGGTCGCCGGGATGATACGCTCCGGGGAGCCGCGCGAGCCCGGGTTCTGGGTCGAGCGTCTCGGCCGGAGGGATCCGAAGGACGCTCTGCTCCCTCGTCTGGTCGAGAAGGGGATACTCCGGCGCGACCGGCGGCGGGTGCTCTGGCTCATCTCGAGCGTTCGCTACCCGACGCTCGACGGCCGGCCGGAACGTGACGTCAGGGAGAGGGTGCGGGAGGTCGTCTTCGGCGGAGCGGAGCCGCTGCCGCGCGACGCGGCGCTCCTCGGCCTGATCAAGGCCTGTGACCTCGTGGACGTGGTCTTCCGCGCGGGAGAGCGGGAGCGGGCCCATGAACGGCTCGATTCTCTGACCAGGGGTGAGTTGATCGGCCGGGCGGTGAGCGGGGCCGTGAGACAGGCGCGGGAGGATGACTTCTTCGCGGCCCAGGCGGCTGCGGCGGGTGCCGTCGTCTCCGCCACCTCCTCGTGCTCTTCGGGGGGATCCTGCTGATGAGGGGGGAGATCCCGGTCGCCGTCGTAACCGGCTCGGGGCGCGGGATAGGCCGGGCCACGGCGATCGAGCTGGCCCTGCGCGGCTACCGGGTGGCGGCGAACGACGTGCGCGAGCCGGAGGCGACGCTGGACGAGCTGCGCAGCCTCGGGGCCGGGGCCATGGCACTCCCGGGTGACGTATCCGAGGAGAGCGACGTCCGGAGGATGGCCGCGAGCGTCCTGGAGCGTTTCGGGCGGGTGGACGTGCTGGTGAACAACGCCGGGATCAGCAGGATCGTCCCCGCCGAGGAGACGACGCTGGCCGACTGGAGCCGGACGCTCGCGGTGAACCTGACCGGTCCTTTCCTGATGTGCCGGGAGTTCGGCCGGGTGATGCTGGAGCGGGGCTCGGGCAGCATCGTCAACGTGAGCTCCGTGGCCGGGCTTCTGGGGGTGGCGGACCGGGCGGCGTACAACGCGAGCAAGCACGGCCTCGTCGGCCTCACCCGCACCCTCGCCGCGGAGTGGGGCGGGCGCGGCGTGCGGGTGAACGCGGTCTGCCCCGGATGGGTGAAGACGGAGATGGACGCCGAGGATCA
It encodes:
- a CDS encoding GOLPH3/VPS74 family protein, translated to MLTLAEELLLLALDDESGAVEPAVSGSLQYGIAGALLMELVLAGRLGMQDGRLVTLDETPTGDGLLDEVAGMIRSGEPREPGFWVERLGRRDPKDALLPRLVEKGILRRDRRRVLWLISSVRYPTLDGRPERDVRERVREVVFGGAEPLPRDAALLGLIKACDLVDVVFRAGERERAHERLDSLTRGELIGRAVSGAVRQAREDDFFAAQAAAAGAVVSATSSCSSGGSC
- a CDS encoding ABC transporter ATP-binding protein translates to MRGSPEDDGDLVVETRGLTKRYGRVLAVDGVDLHVRRGEIYGFLGRNGAGKTTTLRMLLGLIRPTAGEARVLGRRPGDPAVLSRIGSLVETPAFYPFLSGMDNLRGVASYAGIRAGRGRLREVLEQVGLGKSARTKFRKYSLGMKQRLGVAAALLKDPELLVLDEPTNGLDPQGITEMRTLIRSLREEGRTVLLSSHLMSEVEQVCDRVGIVSRGRLVAEGSVEDLRGVGGLVVRAEPLGRAGEILRSVEGVGGVEVLDGELRLAAAPEAAPAVARALVESGMELLELRVARRSLEEAFFELAGEREGEGGT
- a CDS encoding aconitate hydratase — translated: MSVKDSFGVRKKLASDSGEVAYYSLKELDEKVSGDVFSLPFSLRVILESLARECGGKFVSEEDVETLASWPDSVGEELAYLPARVVMQDFTGVPAIVDLAAMRSAMKAVGGDPKKINPLIPVDLVIDHSVQVDAFGTPLALRINAEREFERNRERYEFLKWGQQAFDNFSVVPPATGIIHQVNLEYLSKVVQVRDGVAFPDTLLGTDSHTTMINGLGVLGWGVGGIEAEAVMLGQPYYMLSPEVIGFKLTGALGDGVTATDLVLTVTEMLRAHGVVGKFVEFYGEGLSKLPLPDRATIANMAPEYGATCSFFPVDEETLKYLRGTGREDLVDLVERYTKEQGLFRTDETPEPRFSETLELDMATVEPSLAGPRRPQDRIRLSEVKSNFRRALAEITGATNGHANGSGTQKDAPIEEQSAESFPASDAPADAAGVTGEGEPEAHPSSGGEEADPGGTVTVTLDGEEDRIGHGSAVIAAITSCTNTSNPSVMVGAGLLAKKAVEKGLSVAPHVKTSLAPGSKVVTEYLETSGLLDYLEKLRFDVVGYGCTTCIGNSGPLPDPIHEAIEENDLVVAAVLSGNRNFEGRINPDVKANYLASPPLVVAYALAGRVDIDLENEPLGHDGDGNPVYLRDIWPSQEEIAREIAGALDPSLYREQYADVYTGNEQWNAVEVPSGELYEWDPDSTYIQEPAFFKDLSPEPEPLKDIEGARVLVKVGDSVTTDHISPAGAIPSKSPAGQYLISKGVEPRNFNSYGSRRGNHEVMVRGTFGNIRLKNQLAGGKEGGYTVHLPDGEETTIYEASVRYQEEGVPLLVIAGKEYGTGSSRDWAAKGTFLLGIKAVIAESFERIHRSNLIGMGVLPLQFTDGESADSLGLTGRETYDILGLEDLSPGKELTVRATTEEGETREFRVKARVDSPVEVEYVRNGGILQTVLRQLLKEDG
- a CDS encoding SDR family NAD(P)-dependent oxidoreductase yields the protein MRGEIPVAVVTGSGRGIGRATAIELALRGYRVAANDVREPEATLDELRSLGAGAMALPGDVSEESDVRRMAASVLERFGRVDVLVNNAGISRIVPAEETTLADWSRTLAVNLTGPFLMCREFGRVMLERGSGSIVNVSSVAGLLGVADRAAYNASKHGLVGLTRTLAAEWGGRGVRVNAVCPGWVKTEMDAEDQAGGGYTDADIEGRVPMGRFASPADVARAVAFLAEPRESGFVNGHTLSVDGGWYADGSWESLRRRKQGR
- a CDS encoding 2-hydroxyacid dehydrogenase; this translates as MAELPQKVLVARRIPEVGLDLLSGLDVEVLSEEDPPPRTALLRAVRGASGILTTLTERVDAEVLDAAGPSLEVVANMAVGYDNIDVAAAEKRGVIVTNTPGVLDETTADTAFMLMLAAARRLGEAERMVRAGRWRHWGPELLVGLDVWGKTLGIVGMGRIGQAVARRARGFGMSVLYTARSSKAEAERELGARRVHLEELLAESDFVSLHVPLTPQTHRLIGSKELRKMKSTSVLVNTARGPVVDEEALAEALAEGRIFAAGLDVYENEPGVHPKLLELENVVLAPHIGSASIETRNRMAEMAARNLLAVLRGEEPPNPVVTRR
- a CDS encoding ABC transporter permease; amino-acid sequence: MIACLRFEVYKFLRRPSTWILALILVVAVAFLDYYQLYNAYETTVNGGKSFVGNLSGRGLRDFRDYMLPKEATLNIPSFLAALAAPFVLILGALSVGSEYGWDTVKTSLTQGVGRAGLLAGRVLAVAVVTLAFVVVSFAAGLVSSYVVAGALGVRAVAWPEASMLLKSMGVTWLIFGAWASLGMFLAFLFRGTALSIGLGLIYGIVFQTLISSLSANSELFQRILDALLSKNSSDLVSSLGSAPKAFSGGQSTGDPTQAALILSAYVVACLLLSALLFGRRDVT